One Chroogloeocystis siderophila 5.2 s.c.1 genomic window, AGAAAGAGTATCTCAGAATTCGACTCTTATTGCAACAACGCACTTTACTCACGAGCAAGTTGGTGAAATGATGGGGCTAGCATTAGAGTTTAAACACTATTATTCCCATAAAAATTCTTCTCCTAATTTTCCTTTATTTTTTTTAGCTCACTCAGAACAAAATTCTTCATCTATCAAAACTTTAGAAAAAAATATATTACAACTACCAAAGCCGCTAAATTTATGGTTAGTTAACTTTTTTCCTACTATAGAACCGACAATAAGCGGTTGCTTAATTGACTCTGAAATTAGACCGAAAATGAATGGTTACAAATATCGCCTGTATCATTGTTTGTAGTTTATAAATTGCATTATTTTTGCTCGTCCTAGCTGAGTAATGCTCTTTTTTTTATCAAAAGACTTATTTATTATATAAAGTAAATATAATGAGAATCTGTAAAAAACATCTTTGATTGTTTTATATTTTTAGTTTCATAAGTAACTTGCAATATCAGAAATACAGCATTTTTATTGAGAACTTAGGAGAAGCTAAGAGCAATCGTACTCTTTCCTAGCCTCTACCAAAACCGATAAATATGTAATACCATTTCACCAAATAAAAACTACAAATCATTTCACCTCTGCCTCTCTGCTCCTCTACTGCCTATTTGTAGTAAATTCAAAGTGACATGATATAACTTCTTTTTTTTGCAGGCTACTGTCTTTACAGAAACGCAGTATCTTTGTCAAAAATCTATATAGCCTTCACTGCGGTGACATTTAAGTTATAAAATATACTTGAATACACGCATATGTGCTTTGTTGACTGTCAGCTTTCAGTCATGTCCGAATGTTTCTCTTGCATTCGACAATTCATTGTCGCTGTACGATCATTGTAAATACTCGACACTGATGCTTGCGAAGCTCATGTATGCCTTGCTCAGATGATTAGATAATTGTCAAGGTCAAGCTAGACTACAGCTACTGTAAATAATATATATTGAGGTGCAAGAAATAATAGAAATATAAAGTAAATAGCAACAAAATGAAAATATCTCCAGTCTATTGATATCACTGATAAATTTACTCTGATTAGAAATAGCTATGTTATGTGAGAAACTAGATTAATAAAACTATAGTAATTAATTTACCTATTTCTTACATTTTGGCAAAGGCAAGACTTCAGCCTTAGATAGAACCTATCCAGATACTGTTCATTATAAGCAAAACATGGAATCCACATCATTTTTGATAGTTGACGATCAACCAATCACTCTTTCTCAAGCACTTAAATATCTTCAAACATCTGGCAAGCTTCAACCTTTTATTTTAGAAATTCTCCGCCAACGAATACTAGAAACAGAACTAAACACACGCAAAGATCTTGAAATTAATCCTGGAGTCATTGAGCAAGCCATAATTGATTTTCGGTTGCAACAGCAACTCACTGACCCAAATATCTTTCAAGAGTGGTTGATAAACAATGGCTTAGACTATCCAACTTTTCACCAACAAGTGGTTTTCAACTTCAAACTAGAAAAATTGAGAAATATTATTACTGAACCACGAGTGCAAGAGTATTTTATTGAGCAAAAGATTTTTCTAGACCGCGTGGTATTGTCTCGGATAGTGGTGAAGGAACAAGAATTAGCTGAAGAACTCAAAAGCCAAATTTTAGAAGGAGCTAGATTTGAGCAACTTGCTCAAGAGTACTCGGTGACTGACGATCGCATTGTTAATGGGATGATGGGACCAATTAGTCGGGGTCAATTACCTGACGCGCTGCGGGCTTTAATTGAGTTAGTCAATCCTGGTGAAGTTGTAGGTCCCATAGAAATTGATGAATGGTATTGTCTATTTCGAGTTGAGCAATTCATTCCTGCTGCCTTGGAAGGGGCGGTTAAGCAAGAATTAGAAAATCAGCTTTTTGAACAATGGCTTGGTGAAAAAATGCAGAAGCTGAATATTAAGCTGCAAGTAGATTCATAAAGCGTAGAGCGTGAGGTTATTATTATCTTAGCAGATTTAGTAGCTTTAATCTAAATAAATTTTGTCAGGATACTAATAGCTAAAAAGAATGCGCAGACTCAATTTAAGAATTTCAAAAAAATAATTTTGCAGCACTCGTTGCTACGCACTTAACGAGTGGCAAAACTATGTGATTTAGTAGTTTCACAAAGTTTTCAAAATTTACCACAGCCAATTGTATTCAATGTGTCTTTCCTCGACTGCGATCGCAGGGTTTCTAGCTCTCATGAGGTTTCTATGATTACGACAGATGAAATTAAAAACTTGATGTGGGATAAAGTACCCTTATCGTGTTTAAGTTCTGAAGAACAAGTTCAATTCCAACATCAAGCGGAGACGCGTAGCTATATACTCGGTGAAATTATTTGGTCTACCGACGGCGAAGAGCAACTTAAAGGTTCTGGTAGTCAAATTTTGATTCTAGCTGGCAAAGTGCGCCTAGTTCCAGAACACGGAGAATCGGTCATTTTGCAACAAGGAGATTGGCTAGGCGATCTGTTGGAACTTTCAGGAGCGTGGAAAGCTAGAGCATCAAGTCGAGAAGTTATTGTTTTACAGTGGAAGGCAGATTTTTGGACAACTGTTGCATCTTCACAGGTACAGCAGTTTTGGGCAACAGTGCGATCGCGCTATCAACCCCAACAAAAGCCGCAAGCAGAACCGATACTCGGTTATCCATTTGTTTCAAGTTTGAATACAGCGGCAGCGTGTTTAACAATGGTGACACAACACCTGCAACACCCAGCGCAGCTAGAGTGGGTACAACGGCAAACACGCGGACAAAGCCCTAAATATATTGTTGAAGCCGCAGAAAAAGTTGGATTGCAATTACAAAAAATCCAAGTTAGTTGGAGTGATTTACGCCAGCTATCGTTTCCAGCTTTACTGCATTGGCAACAAGAGTCGTGGGTTGTTGTGTACGGTGTTAAAGGCGATCGCCTGATAATTGCCAATCCGCTTAATCCGAGTCAAACCTGTGAAAGTATACCGCGAAGTATCGTAGAAGCGGCGTGGGATGGGCAACTTTGGCAGATTGAACTGATTCAAAAACGCGATAAGTTCAATCTTAGTTGGTTTTTGCCAGCGGTATGGCGCTATCGCAAGTTATTAGGAGAAGTTCTCTTAGCTTCGTTTACGTTACAACTATTTGGCTTAGCGACACCAGTGATCACGCAGGTGATCATCGATAAAGTTCTGGTGCAAGAAAGTTTGTCTACCTTGGATGTGATGGCAATCGCGCTGTTAGCGATCGCGCTATTTGAGGCAATTCTCGGTATTTTGAGGATATTCATTT contains:
- a CDS encoding foldase protein PrsA, with protein sequence MESTSFLIVDDQPITLSQALKYLQTSGKLQPFILEILRQRILETELNTRKDLEINPGVIEQAIIDFRLQQQLTDPNIFQEWLINNGLDYPTFHQQVVFNFKLEKLRNIITEPRVQEYFIEQKIFLDRVVLSRIVVKEQELAEELKSQILEGARFEQLAQEYSVTDDRIVNGMMGPISRGQLPDALRALIELVNPGEVVGPIEIDEWYCLFRVEQFIPAALEGAVKQELENQLFEQWLGEKMQKLNIKLQVDS